The segment CACTGTTCAGCTACTCAACAAGCAACGAGTTACTAACCGTCCCTTAACATGAAACCACAAGGTCCAACATTTGAATGAGATTAATAGCAGGTGCGACAATAATTGAATGAAAATCTTTCTATTCACTTACCCAACTTTTACTCCGAATGCTGGCTAATGCTACATGCAACACACCAATCTCATGGTGAAAGTTAGTTGGCTAAAAGTTAGCTAGCAGAGCGAGTAACGCTGGCTGGTTCCACAGCTCTGGCTACTAAAGTTAGCTCAGTCTCCACGATTAGTAATCAAGCTAACTTGGACAGAGTAAATCAGATACTTTACATTTCCTATACTTCTGTGCAACAACACTTCACAAAAGTGTGTCAATGAGTACTGGGAGAACGCCGCGTGTTAACTTAGTTAACGAAATGCTGAGGTGTTCGCGAGCGAGCAAACAGCTGATCCCCGAGACACCGCCTGGCTCGCGCTGCTAACACCAGCTCGAGCTGCTACGGATGTGCGCTAGCCTGCCTGAGCTAGCTAGCCTACCCTAACAAAGCATGATATTCTGAttagctaaataaatacatttaagttgTCCACGTGTAACTATAGACTAACCGACGGTGGTCCTTGGTCTTTTGTTTGGCAAATACCAAAGTGCAACGACATACAATAATCCAACTCTGCCCCCTTTGATATTTCTATTGTTTTCCAATAGACAGGCATATCTTCGTCGCCATTTTGGTTCAAGTTTTTTCCCCCTCAACCTTTTCGTTTCCTATCGACACAAGAGGCGTTACCCAGACATTCGTGTCACCGTCTCCATGAAGGAATAGGGTAGGGTCCCTAATATTCCTTCACATCGTTGATGGtaaaacatgtttgtgtgtgtgaaacgtgTGTACACGTTTCCAAACTTGTATTCTCAGTAGTGACAATGTTGGCACTATTGGAATGTGGTCCATTAAGGACTTATCAGTTAAACCACGGCACATTTTAGATATGCTAATCTTGCTTGTCCATATTGTTGATATTATTTGCTTGATGCAGGCTCAAACAATCACCTGCCATAACCCTTCCTGATTTTGTGAGGGATATTCTCAGATTTATTGACCGTTATACATGGTAAAACACTAGAAAATCAAACTTTAAGGTAACATGTTTAGTAACTTTAGTTAAAACTACTTAAAAGCCGATTAAAACGGTTACATCGTATGTTAATATGGATATAGTCTTTGCAAAAATGTTGTAAATACAGAAACCTTTTAAATACTTTTAGGAATCTGAGGTTAGTCTACATCATTATCAAGGAATTATACCCATCTCGCCTGTGACATACACAATGGTAGAAACTACGAGAAAAAAAATCATCTCATGGATGTAAGTTGGATCGGGCAATCGTTTTTTATTGATCAAAACAAATGGCGTCCCCATTCGTAATGACTGCCTTAAAGATACACATCGATAACTCATCTGTCTGAACACATCTATTCACGACCCGAGCCTGTTACAAGCCAGCAGTTTGAGACAGTCTCATCATGTTAAATAAAATCTCTACCGTCATCTACTCTCGATTGTGCAAGATTTGAAAAGAAACCGGTTGTAATTCTCCATAGTGTTTACCTACATAAAACCTAAACGTTTGTGTTTGAATTACAGCACTGTTTAGTGACTAAAACGTTAGTCTATAATTCTGGAATCGAGGAGGGTAAATCTCACTGGTTAGAGCACTTTCTTGGAGATATGTGGTTGCAGGTTCAGATTCCCCTGTGCTATACATTGgatgagtgtctgctaaattaatatgtTACATTCTTTAGTAAAAAGTTGAGGACATTTCCTATTCTCTGATTACTACATCACAAAAAATAAATGCAATTTGTTAAGATTGGTTGTTTGAAAAAGGGTCGTCACATTAAAAACACAGCCCCTCTTCATAGGGATGATACAACAATagtacaaacaaaaacactgaaAAATCTGAAGTCTCAGATTACAACAGAATCTATTGACCTTGAGTACACCCTGTGAAAACAGGCCATATTtcaagaggaggaaagagagagaaagacctaCATCTGATTGAGACTGAAGCTGAATTTGCCTCTTCACCCAAGGAGGAAACCCAcacgacacacatacagaaacacacatgtcCAACCTCCAATCTCTTAGTCAAATCTATTTTATTTCTGTTTTGTAAGTAACATCATAGCAAATTCTACCGTAGTTCCTCGACCCCCTGTAAATTAACGACTAATCAACTGCACTCATGCGGATACGTAACACTCACCACCCAATCACATGCAGTGTGTCAGTGGAATGACCAATCCCCTTTCACTTTGCTTACTCAGAGACATCACAACACAGACGTGAAGAAGCGCTTGGGTATGTTGCCAAACCATAGACACCACCGGGCCCTGATCACACtaggaaaaaaatataaaatgatTTCTGTCATGACATTGAAATTCTCTACCTTGATAAGTGCCAACTCTTTCGACTCTTTAGGAAGCGAATCTGGCTTCTACTTTGAAGAGGGCTTCTAACTGGGACCCCGTAGGTAGTTGAGACCCAGTGTTCCCCACTGGCATCTTTTACACGCCGTACGGGCTAGGCCACGAGGAGTCCACGTACGTCACAGTGAAAAAGGAGGGAGGCTTTTATGACACCCTGAGATCCTTTTAATATTCGTTGATGACTCGTTTGAAAAAAAATAGTCAAACTTTAATAGAAAAGAACGTTGGACAGAAGAGGAAAATCTGTCATGTCCCAGTTCCCCACCACTACTTCCCGTCTTTACCTTCAGGAAACCTTGTCACAGGATGTGCTTACTCATCTACCAATACGTGGGCAGGGGACTGGGTCATTCCACCAATGAGGGTGCAGGCTACATGGGCTGAACCGGGATTAATGTGTTATCAGTTTGCTCATGAGTCAGCCACAGCGAGGTCACCAGTCTAACAAACTTGTCTACATTGAACCCTGCCAACATTAATTGTCATCTCAAacaccatcctctctccctccctccctcccactcaatCTGGTATCGGCTACTTCTCTCTTCATTCTCCACAGACACACGTTACTGTACAGTTACACTACATTATACATCGAgaccagagaaaataaaacagtTATGGAATCAAAGATGTTTAGAAAAACAAAAGCCATGTACatagtattaaaaaaaaaaggactcacggtacattcacacacaaaaaagaacATTCGGCAAATGTTGCTCTCTAGGACTGTAAGGCTGCATATTCTAACCTACTAAAAGCCCGCTATGgcaatctcctcctcttcctgctcattCACCTGCCCTCGGGTTCTGAGCGTGTGCAGTAGAATCCTCCACTTCCTGCCATGTTTGTATGAAACTCAAGAGGGTACCTCTACAACCAGAACACACAGTTATTCAGATGACAATGCTTTGGAAGCCAAGTGGAATGGAAACATCAAGGAGACTCATGCATGGCTGTGACGTCTTACAGCCACGAGAAAATACGAAATTAGAGGAGCACGCTGAGAGACCCCAGGTCCATGTTTGTTTGGGGGTTTTGTTTTTCCTCCCTTGACAGAAATGCTCATGCTACCCTTTACCTACCCCTCTGATACATACAAACGGGACTGATACAACTGGACCGGACCAAGCAACGTGAACATTGAGTAGTGGAGAGGGGTTTCTAAACTCACAAGCTGTTGTTTGCCCTTGACGTTTCTTGATAAATACGGGATAGTTATCTGCAGGCTGGGTTCACTAGCTAGAGCGAGGGGGCCAGGGTGGTTGGTCTGGGAGGAGATtacaggagatggggggggggggggggggggtttatggTCTGCTCACACTGTACGGAATGGCATGGGAAGTAGATTTtcttctatatatatatattcttccgAAAAAGCCCTTTTTTTCTACTCTAGACTCATCCGTCTTCATCATACTTGGAACCATTATCATCTTCATCCGTGTTGGTCAGAATAGTTTTTTGTTGATCCTGACGAGATGGAGCGCTGTCCGATGCTGTCGtcttggggagagggagggagggggttggtaGGGGTGTGgttggggggaggtaggggtgtggttggggggaggtaggggtgtggttggggggaggtaggggtgtgGTTGGGGCTGTTGGTTGACACCAGACATCCAGGATGGTAGGAACAGCCACATCAGTCCTTTCTGACACGGTTCCTGGGGGACCTTCTCAGGACATCCTCATCTAGTTTCTAAGAAGAAGGAGGCAGCCATCAGGAACAGGCGTTTACATTCTTAAAGATAGATTTGGGGGGgcatttttcatgctttattaTAGTTTCCTAAGTGAAGTGTgtcaggaaagggagagagatagggagagaaaatGCGGCGGATTTGCACGCAGTCCGCTGTGAGGCCTCAGCCCACTTATCCAGCAAGCTCCCAGGGCGCCCACAGATGTTTACATTCTTAACCACAAAAGTCTCCTCCCTCTAGAATCATTTACATCAAACACTTACTATGTTAAATTGTCAATGTGTTCTCGTCATGCTCCATGTGATCACTGACCTCTCCAGCTGcagcctcatcttcctcctcatcatcttcctccttattggcttcctcctcctcctcctccccctccttctctgctgGGCTGTCCTCTGCATCACTCTTCTTCTCCGCTAACAttcgaaaaaagaaaagaacccCGCCCatgtgagacaggaagtgacaccatggtttgcacttcaccctacttgcctcggggggaatgtccctgtacttactgtaagtcgctctggataagagcgtctgctaaatgactaaatgtaagacaaTACACCACAGGAGTAttcaaaaagagaaagaagtcCTGAAGGTTGTGTGGTGCTGACCTGGCAGGCTCTTGTCTTCCTTGGCCTGGTCTGCCTcaatcttctcctccttctccacctcttcctcctcttcctccttcacgTCAGGCTGGGGCTCGTCGGTCTTCTTGTAGTCCGCCACCGCCGCAGGAGTCTTCTTCTGTCAGATGACAAGAACATGAGAAGGTGTCAGCTGCAACACCACTAGCAACACCACTACAGAGACAACCAGCTGGAAGCTGAATCCAGACGAGGCTGGAGGAGTCACTGTCAGGAGTCACTACCGCCACATCAGTGCTGCTACATGATCAGAGAAGGTCAGCTGCTGCTGTCTCAACTGCCCCGAGTCAGaactgtgtgagcatgtgtgtatgagagtggagagtgtgtgagcatgtattTATGAGAGAGTGTATGAGCATATGTGTGAGCGTGggtatgagagagtgtgagtgtgtgtatgagagagtgtgagtgtgtgtatgagagagtgtgagcgtgtgtatgagagagtgtgagcgtgtgtatgagagagtgtgagcgtgtgtgtatgagtgtgtgacagCAGGCGTCCTCACCTTGCCGGTGCAGCAGAAGAAGATGATGAGGACCAGGGGCAGGGCCACAGTGAGAACATACACCACCCACAGCCAGGGGCGCTCCTCAGCTGCGGTCATCATCTGGGTGGCCAGGCCAGGCTGGAGGACGACACAGGCAGTTTGGCACATGCTAAACACTACATGCTAAATTATACTCACTTTTTTGTGAGTTAAGAGTGAAAGCGTGTGCGTGCGTCTCCATGTCTCATCCATAACAGATTTTAATAAGAAAATAAGTATTGAGAAGCCTAAAActgagtaaagcagagcagagtacaatggagtacagtagagtttttttttttcaacctttaagTTTTTTTGCCTAAATATACAGAGATGTACAGAGTAAAAGTGAGTGTgaaaggagaaggaaagagaaagctaGAGAAGGCAGATGTGGTGAGAGACAAATCtcactaaagagagagagaaagaatgagagagcgtGTGCAGAGGGCCCATTAAGCCCAACATGTCAGGCATCTGAAGAATTCTCCTTGAGGAAAATTAAGCCACCGGGGCAGCAGGAATGTTGATGAGGCGGCCAACTAAGGACTAATCTCTGGGCTCGTGCCCCGACCAACCTCAGACACATGGCTGCCACCAGGCAAGCACACCTGCTGGGTCACCCCTGGCTGGTGCTGGGGTCTTCCCTGGCTGGGGGTGGGGTCTTCCctggctgggggtggggtggggtttccctggctgggggtggggtttccctggctgggggtggggtttccctggctggggctggggtggggtcttccctggctggggctggggtggggtctTCCCTGGCTGGGGGTGGGGTCTTCCCTGGCTGGGGCGGGGTCTTccctggctggggctggggtggggtctTCCCTGGCTGGGGGTGGGGTCTGAAAGTGTTGGGTCAACGGCTGAACAGCAGCAGGGGGTTTGCGTGCTGCGTCAGTCATAAACCCAGGCAGGCTGTGGGACTGCTGCCACCGAGGGTTTACAGAAGCCAGTAACCTCAGACCAGGGAGGAACTGGCATGTACAGCGTGTTTACAGCCCTGATAAACACCTTATCTCACCTCAGCTAACGGGCATTTCGTCCCGGTCTACTGTGGGAGCTGGTGAGCCTGCTGGTAGGACAGCAACAAGGCCAGAGATGAAACCCTGGTGCGATTGAGCTAGGGGgaatgagaggcagggggacagaAACTTCTCCTCAGTTGTACTCCGGTCAGGttcgggctgtgtgtgtgtgtgtgtgtgtgtagatgtgtctgcggatgtgtgtgtgtggtcaagactgccctctgctcctccagctgggATCAGCCTGGAGGTCTAGGGTGATCTAATTGGGGAGTGTTCACATCCATGCCAACCCCAGGGCCTAATGCCAACCCTCTGGTGACTTGCATAAACACACAACTGTGCTTCTATTTATAAGCAGACTGGTCCCTTCAGTCTGTGTAGCAACACAAACAGATGATCTAGTAACGCTCCTTAAGACCGTACTGAAAGGTGTGTTCCCTGAGTCACACTGGTCCCTGGGTAGCAGGGGTGAATTTGAATTAAAAGCATGTTTTTGTGAGTTGCGTGTATATACAATGcatacgtttgtgtgtgcatgagcgtgtgtgtgtgcacgctcacTCACCTCCGCGGCGCCCTCTGCAGCCTTCTTAAGGCCCCAGCCGTCGGTGGCCCAGCGCTCAGCTGTGACGCGGTCGTTGGTGATGAAGAAGTTGTCGAAGAAGATGTCTGAGGACATGGACCACAGCTCCAGACCCACGGCACTGAAGGGGTTCATCCTGAAGGGGTGCAGGTCCTCGAAGAAGGCAGGGTTGGCCACCTTCCTGGGCTTCCACAGCCCCTGGGAGACCGACACAGCCAGGTCAGCTGCTGAGCTACAACAGTGGCTCTCAATCATTGGCTTCAGTACCTCCTGATCCTGAATCCTAGTACCCTCCATTTGAGAAATAGTGAGCTAGAGTATAAGCTTGTTGTTTTACCATGAAAGTATAATTAAGTCTTCATCCAAGCCCTTGTTGCATTTTCATGCTTTATTTTGTAGTTGTTATAAgtaaagtgtgacaggaaaggcatgCAACAAGGGCCAaagatttgaacccaggctgctgtggtaaaacctcagcctacatacacacatggtACGACAGTTATCCAGTGAGCTACCAGGACGCTCCCATCTAaactcttttatccaaagcaatattCATTCGAGTGGGTCAAAAGAGTATTCTGCTTTCATGAAGAACAACACAGACCAGGATCTCCTGCCACTCTCAGggctgtggggagtgtgtgaggcGGCGTTGTCAGTGGTTACCTGGTAGTTGGGGTTGTCAGTGGTTACCTGGTAGTTGGGGTTGTCAGTGGTTACCTGGTAGTTGGGGTTGTCAGTGGTTACCTGGTAGTTGGGGTTGTCAGTGGTTACCTGGTAGTTGGGGTTGTCAGTGGTTACCTGGTAGTTGGGGTTGTCAGTGGTTACCTGGTAGTTGGGGTTGTCAGTGGTTACCTGGTAGTTGGGGTTGTCAGTGGTTACCTGGTAGTTGGGGTTGTCAGTGGTTACCTGGTAGTTGGGGTTGTCAGTGGTTACCTGGTAGTTGGGGTTGTCAATCATAGGTGCCTTCCACTTGCCCCTGTGGTTGGGGTTGTCAATCATGGGGCGTTGCCAGGCACCACAGCCAGGGGCGGTCTCACAGGCGGGGTTAGGAACCTGGGGAGCCTCCCATTCTCCATCCATATCCTCATccctggagaggtggagggagaaggaaagagagagaggaagagataaagaATGATGGAAACATGTGCTGTGCTGGCCTTTCTGAAACAGCACATGTGCAGAACATCCCAGATAACTCTCCTTAAACCCATCCTGACCACATGCTGCCCTTCCCTTCCACTCGCTGCCCttcccttccactctctcccctcgcctccccctccatccgtTGCCTTCGGGGGAGGAAGTCAAATTGAATTCTGCTGAAAAAGTGGGCCATcaaagctgctgtgtgtgtgagagtgtgtgtgagagagaggagcttgtCAGAAGAGAGtgtggtctgtctgtccctAGGCTTCCAGGATATTAATCCCCGTCTCCTCAGAAAGCACATTTGTCCCTACACAAGGGCAAAGCCAACAGTGctaatattaatatatataatattttttaaaaagtGTCACCTTCATAGAGATATAGTGAATACaaaacacagagggagagagagaagggagatgaagaggagctAGGTATGGTGGTATTGAGGTAGGACATATGGAGTCAGGAGGTATAGATGGTTCTGGTTAGGGAGGTAGGGGGTATATAGATGGTTCTGGTTAGGGAGGTAGGGGGTATATAGATGGTTCTGGTTAGGGAGGTAgggggtatatatatatatatatatatatatatatatatatatatatatatatatatatatatatatattaggtaGGGTTAGGGAGGTGGAGTTGTGGTTCTGTACCAGTCTTCAGGTTTGACGGCATCGGGGTCGCTGGTGTACTCTGGCTCATCATCCAGCCAGCCGTCTGGCTTCACTGCACTCTCATCTGGGACCTGGGCTGGAGCATCCTCAtccctggagcacacacacacacacaggtcagatatGCAGAGacgcacatgcaagcacacacacaggtcagatatGCAGAGacgcacatgcaagcacacacacaggtcagatatGCAGAGacgcacatgcaagcacacgcaCAGGTCAGATATGCAGAGacgcacatgcaagcacacgcaCAGGTCAGATATGCAGAGacgcacatgcaagcacacacacaggtcagatatGCAGAGacgcacatgcaagcacacgcaCAGGTCAGATATGCAGAGacgcacatgcaagcacacacacaggtcagatatGCAGAGacgcacatgcaagcacacgcaCAGGTCAGATATGCAGAGacgcacatgcaagcacacgcaCAGGTCAGATATGCAGAGacgcacatgcaagcacacgcaCAGGTCAGATATGCAGAGacgcacatgcaagcacacacacaggtcagatatGCAGAGacgcacatgcaagcacacacacaggtcagatatGCAGAGACgcgcacatgcaagcacacacacacatatatactttGCATTTACAGCTACTgtggacacacactcatgcatataCACAAATCTCTAGTCACAGGTCACTGACCAGTCGTCAGGTTTGACCGCGTCAGGGTCCTGGATCTTGGGCCTCTCGTCCCAGTCCTCAGGCCGCTGGTCCTCAGGGTCCTCTACTTCAGCAGGAGGGTTCACCGGGGGAGTCATGTCCGTCAGCAGACTGCCACTGTTCACCAGCGTCTGATCCACCAGGATCTCAAAGCTGTTGTCTGGGTtcaccactagggggcagcggGACAGAGGAGAAGCAGTCATTAGGTTGAGAGGAAGAACTGAGAGGAAGAACAACGACTGACGCGACTTCTGAGAGGAGACAAGGAGCTGGTCTGGAACGCTCACTGTTCTCATCATCAGGGTGACTGGGTTTATTAGATGGCTGCAGAAGACAGAACACATCCTGCTTCAGTGCTCAGTGGTTGTGCAGGTAACTGCAGACCCAGAGGACCCAGGTTAAAATCCCACCCTGCATattgctttgaataaaagcatatgctaaatgaatagTGTTACCCAGAGTGTACAGGTGGGTTTAGAGTGTTACCTAAGGTGTACAGGTGGGTCTTCTTGTCGGTGTAGAAGGAGCGCAGCTCTGCGTCGGGCTTCTTGGCGTGCTTCTCCTCGTACTCGCCAGTCTTGGGGTTCTTGTGGCGGAAGATGAAGTGGAGCTTGTAGTCCTCTCCACACTTGTCTGGTCCGAACATGATGGTGTAGGGGGTCTTATCTACGAACTCATCCTGGACCACAAACAcacgagggaagggagggggagcacCGTGTCAGTCACagggagctggtgtgtgtgtgtagtgtggtatgtctgtgtgtatagtgtggtatatatatatgtgtgtgtgtgtgtgtgtgtgtgtgtgtgtgtgtgtgtgtgtgtgtgtgtgtgtgtgtgtgtgtgtagtgtggtatgtgtgtgtttaccaggttgaggtctggggtctgagacagcagtTTGACGTAGGCGCCGCCACAATCAATCCCTGTCTGGAAGTTCACCTCATACCTGGAGACACAGCAAGCACTCATCAACAGTTTCCTCTTCATCTTCCCGTGACTCTGTTATAACACCTAAAAAATGGCTGGgttgaaaggtgtgtgtgtgtgtgtgtgtgtgtgagtgagtgtgagagactcACTGCAGGATGAGGGGCTTGGTGTCGAACATGAAAGGTCTGAGGAGCTGGGCTGAGATGGCGTGGTGTTTGGCTCTGGACTTGAGGACCAGACCCATGTCTCCTGGCAGTTTACcatccttcatctcctccaccgACCATTTACCTGCAGCACCACAAATACCCCCCTgttaacatcacacacacagccgttaccactaccacacacacagccgttaccactaccacacacacagccgttaccactaccacacacacagccgttaCCACTACCACACACCggagagagatatgagagagagacgaagacaGAGAGCCACAGAGAAGGGAGTGAGTGTTCCTACCATCATACTTGGCGATCTCCTCATCGATATCTTCCTTCTTGGCCTTGGACACGACCCAGctgcaggagacagacaggaagtgagaggagggagacaggaagtgagaggagagagagcaagcactCCCTCGTCCTGGGTCTGGAGGAGCCTCAACACAGAGGCTCCACCCAGGCTGCAGGCCCAAGGCCGCAGGCCCGGAGCAGAGCTGAAGCCTTTGTGATGTTTCCTTCAGTGGAGTCAATTGCCTTCTATTCACATTGAACTCATTCAGCTTGACATTTATCTAAAGCAACACATAGTACTTTGTTTTTCTTACTCCACATTATGGGGTGTAACAGTGAAGGGGGTCCTGGTGGCCTGAGGAGTGCTCACCTGTCTAGGTTCCCCCGGTCGAAGGACTCTGCGAAGAAATGTTCCCCCATGGGCTCAGGGGCTTTATAGGTCAcctgcagaaacacagacagggtcaggagagagagagagacagacagggtcaggagagagagagagacagacagggtcaggagagagacagagacagggtcaggagagagagagacagggtcaggagagagagagacagggtcaggagagagagacagggtcaggagagagagacagggtcaggagagagagacagggtcaggagagagacagacagggtcaggagagagagacagggtcaggagagagagacagggtcaggagagagagacagggtcaggagagggtcaggggtcaggagagagagacagggtcaggagagggtcaggggtcaggagagggtcAGGAGAGCCGTaggtcagtcagtcatcagtcagtcagtcatgaTACAGGGGTTAATGTATAAACCAAATAGCTGACACCTTAACCTGTTTGTGTAGGAgtgtgagtgagggagaagataagagaatgaaagagagagcttGCGAAagaagagagcgagcgagcgagcatgAGACAAGCATGCAGGGTCAATATAGTCTAACAGAAACAAACATTAATGGGGACATTGTTAAACAACTCAACTTTCAGTAACTCTGCTGTCAATGAATCACTCATCTGACTGAACGACATCGGTCGTTCCTCAACCCATGGTTCCTAAAACCTCCAGCCAGCACATCACACAGCTATTTTTTCCACAAGGAGCTCAAGCTAtcaccctcttctctttctgttcACATTTACTTcaaccctttctctccccccccccccaccctctttccTTCCACCGCCACAGAAGGGATGCAGCCACAGAAGGGATGCAGCCACAGAAGGGATGCAGCCACAGAAGGGATGCAGCCACAGAAGGGATGCAGCCACAGAAGGGATGCAGCCACAGAAGGGATGCAGCCACAGAAGGGATGCAGCCACAGAAGGGATGCAGCCACAGAAGGGATGCAGCCACAGAAGGGATGCAGCCACAGAAGGGATGCAGCCACAGAAGGGATGCAGCCACAGAAGGGATGCAGCCACAGAAGGGATGCAGCCACAGAAGGGATGCAGCCACAGAAGGGATGCAGCCACAGAAGGGATGCAGCCACAGAAGGGATGCAGCCACAGAAGGGATGCAG is part of the Osmerus eperlanus chromosome 13, fOsmEpe2.1, whole genome shotgun sequence genome and harbors:
- the canx gene encoding calnexin, which produces MDLKVRLCVLLLVLGCCSPGLRGQVEEEEGPGPDLDVEDELDDLGEELQDGEVEPEEADAPPPGPPPAPKVTYKAPEPMGEHFFAESFDRGNLDSWVVSKAKKEDIDEEIAKYDGKWSVEEMKDGKLPGDMGLVLKSRAKHHAISAQLLRPFMFDTKPLILQYEVNFQTGIDCGGAYVKLLSQTPDLNLDEFVDKTPYTIMFGPDKCGEDYKLHFIFRHKNPKTGEYEEKHAKKPDAELRSFYTDKKTHLYTLVVNPDNSFEILVDQTLVNSGSLLTDMTPPVNPPAEVEDPEDQRPEDWDERPKIQDPDAVKPDDWDEDAPAQVPDESAVKPDGWLDDEPEYTSDPDAVKPEDWDEDMDGEWEAPQVPNPACETAPGCGAWQRPMIDNPNHRGKWKAPMIDNPNYQGLWKPRKVANPAFFEDLHPFRMNPFSAVGLELWSMSSDIFFDNFFITNDRVTAERWATDGWGLKKAAEGAAEPGLATQMMTAAEERPWLWVVYVLTVALPLVLIIFFCCTGKKKTPAAVADYKKTDEPQPDVKEEEEEEVEKEEKIEADQAKEDKSLPAEKKSDAEDSPAEKEGEEEEEEANKEEDDEEEDEAAAGEKLDEDVLRRSPRNRVRKD